The Miscanthus floridulus cultivar M001 chromosome 7, ASM1932011v1, whole genome shotgun sequence genome includes a region encoding these proteins:
- the LOC136463182 gene encoding E3 ubiquitin-protein ligase EL5-like, translating into MSSFGPTGALADAMETAAIATDSYRVCNTVVLICLASASTLIVLMVAFCFRHAFASGYAAATMATNGAGATAANSRSRCGLAPSALSAIPKLTYRRDAGAASSVGWVQCAICLTMVQDGETLRLLPACGHLFHIECIDLWLRSHATAPICQRDVVEAPAKKV; encoded by the coding sequence ATGTCATCCTTTGGTCCCACCGGCGCCCTAGCAGACGCGATGGAAACTGCTGCCATTGCCACTGATAGCTACCGGGTGTGCAACACGGTGGTGCTCATCTGCCTCGCCTCTGCCTCCACCCTCATCGTCCTCATGGTGGCCTTCTGCTTCCGCCATGCCTTCGCCAGTGGGTACGCGGCCGCCACCATGGCCACAAATGGCGCTGGAGCCACCGCTGCCAATAGTAGAAGCCGATGTGGGCTGGCACCGTCTGCGCTGTCTGCGATCCCCAAGCTCACCTACCGGAGGGACGCCGGCGCCGCCTCTAGCGTCGGGTGGGTGCAGTGCGCCATTTGCCTCACCATGGTGCAGGACGGGGAGACGTTGCGGTTGCTGCCAGCGTGCGGGCACCTATTCCACATTGAGTGCATCGACCTGTGGCTACGCTCTCACGCTACCGCCCCGATTTGTCAGCGTGACGTCGTCGAGGCTCCTGCCAAAAAGGTTTGA